A section of the Stenotrophomonas acidaminiphila genome encodes:
- a CDS encoding tropinone reductase, with amino-acid sequence MNTNRWRLDGQTALITGASAGIGLAIARELLGFGADLLLVARDADALAQARDDLADEFPGRAIHGLSADVADDEDRQAILDWVEDHGGLNLLVNNAGGNITKPANDYSEDEWRGIFETNLFSAFELSRYAYPLLTRHAASAIVNVGSVSGITHVRSGVVYGMTKAALQQMTRNLACEWAEDGIRVNSVAPWYIRTRRTSGPLSDADYYDEVIARTPMRRIGEPEEVAAAVGFLCLPASSYVTGECIAVDGGFLRYGF; translated from the coding sequence ATGAACACGAACCGCTGGCGGCTGGACGGACAGACCGCACTGATCACCGGCGCCAGCGCCGGCATCGGCCTGGCCATCGCGCGCGAACTGCTCGGTTTCGGCGCCGACCTGTTGCTGGTGGCGCGCGATGCCGACGCGCTGGCGCAGGCGCGCGACGACCTGGCCGACGAATTCCCCGGCCGCGCCATCCACGGCCTGTCGGCCGACGTCGCCGACGACGAGGACCGCCAGGCGATCCTCGACTGGGTCGAAGACCATGGCGGGCTGAACCTGCTGGTCAACAACGCCGGCGGCAACATCACCAAGCCGGCCAACGACTACAGCGAGGACGAGTGGCGCGGGATTTTCGAGACCAACCTGTTCTCGGCGTTCGAGCTGTCGCGCTATGCCTACCCGCTGCTCACCCGCCACGCCGCGTCGGCCATCGTCAACGTCGGCAGCGTGTCCGGCATCACCCACGTGCGCAGTGGCGTGGTCTACGGCATGACCAAGGCGGCGCTGCAGCAGATGACCCGCAACCTCGCCTGCGAATGGGCCGAGGACGGCATCCGGGTGAACTCGGTGGCGCCGTGGTATATCCGCACCCGGCGCACCTCCGGGCCGCTGTCCGACGCCGATTACTACGACGAAGTGATCGCGCGCACGCCGATGCGCCGCATCGGCGAGCCGGAGGAAGTGGCCGCGGCGGTCGGCTTCCTGTGCCTGCCGGCGTCGAGCTATGTCACCGGCGAGTGCATCGCGGTCGACGGCGGCTTCCTGCGCTACGGGTTCTGA
- a CDS encoding tRNA threonylcarbamoyladenosine biosynthesis protein RimN has product MIEFDLQNVVPALRAGSVIAYPTEAVWGLGCDPANETAVMKLLALKQRPVQKGMILVAADVTQLQGWVRLDALVEDRRQAVLDSWPGAHTWIVPAGPLAPRWITGEHTGIAVRVSAHPQVRALCQAWGGPLVSTSANLAGQPPARARDQLDPALLAQLDGLLDGATGGLAQPTRIRVAATGQVLRE; this is encoded by the coding sequence ATGATTGAATTCGATCTGCAGAACGTGGTCCCGGCGCTGCGCGCCGGAAGCGTCATCGCCTATCCGACCGAAGCGGTCTGGGGCCTGGGCTGCGACCCGGCCAACGAAACGGCGGTGATGAAACTGCTGGCGCTCAAGCAGCGGCCGGTCCAGAAGGGCATGATCCTGGTCGCCGCCGACGTGACGCAGCTGCAAGGCTGGGTGCGGCTGGACGCGCTGGTCGAGGACCGCCGCCAGGCGGTGCTGGACAGCTGGCCCGGGGCCCATACCTGGATCGTGCCGGCCGGGCCGCTCGCCCCACGCTGGATCACCGGCGAACACACCGGCATCGCGGTGCGGGTCAGCGCGCATCCGCAGGTACGCGCCCTGTGCCAGGCCTGGGGCGGCCCGCTGGTCTCGACCAGCGCCAACCTCGCCGGGCAGCCGCCGGCACGCGCCCGCGACCAGCTCGACCCGGCCCTGCTGGCGCAGCTCGACGGGCTGCTTGATGGCGCCACCGGCGGGCTGGCGCAGCCTACCCGCATCCGCGTCGCCGCCACCGGCCAGGTGCTGCGCGAGTAA